The DNA region GGCTGGTAGGTGCCAGTCTGGGGCAAGagcttctcgccgtcgctgttgcgcttggccttcttggtgTGGTTCGGGGCGCAGCAACAGATGGTGAACATCCagaagaagccggcgccgagggccagaGCGGCCGAGATCcagacgagggcgaggaagcTGTTGTTGAAGCCGGCCGAAACACCATAGAACTTCGCActgccctcgacggcgccgacgacgatgacggacaTGGCGGTCGATAGAGCGGCCGAGGCGCAGACGGCGAGGGAAGCGACcgaggcgacgaggaaggtGACGCACGACATGACTCGGGTGCAGTTGGCAAAGATGCCAAAGACGATCTCGAGACCCAAGGCGATGAATGCGATGATGTAGGCAACCTGGGTCCATTTGGTGGCCGTCTTGAAGGCCGAGAGGGCAGTCGTCACCTCATCGGGGAGCTCAATCTTGCGGCCCGCGGCGGTACCGATGGTCTCGAGGGTTGACGTGTTGAGGTAGTCGGCAGCCCAATCGAACTTGGCCTTGGTGCAAGTCTTATCGCCGTTGGAATCGGTGGTGCAGTAGCCCCAGAGAGTAATGTCGTAGAGATTGTCGAgaccgaggtcggcggccgtGATGTTGCTCGTCTGCGTCCCATCAGTGGCAGCCTTGGTGATGGCGTTGTCACCGTCGGCGGTGAGCAGAGCGCGGTCGTGGTAGTTGCCGAAGCTGACGGCGTTGACGTCTCTCGATACTATACTTGATACCGACGCAGGGTTGATTTCCAAGTCGGTGAGGTTGACGCGGAACATGTACAGGTCCTTGTTGGAGACGCCACCGAGCGCGGCCACCAAGAGAAAGATGAGGGAACCGACAGTGAGAATGAATGGCAGGGCCACGCAAATAACCCGACCGACACCCATATTTGCTGTACTTGGAGTGTTTCTAGGTGTGACGGAAGAGTCGAGAAGTTGGGAGTTGTTGACAGATGGTGCCGATTTCGGTAAGTGGGTCGTCCGTGTGCAGTCAACGAATGTGTCTGTGTTAGAAACGATCGTTGGAAGATGGAGTGCTAGGTGAGTATAATGTAGCGAAGGAGAAAAGGGCGGTGATGAGAGaccctttttttttatagGAGTGTTGGAAAGGTGAGTAGGTGAGAGAGGCAAGCGGATGTGAGTGATGAGTGAGAGAGGCAGGAGGCTGACACAAGATGGATGAGCTCTGATGTTTATAAAACAGAGCAGGACGGAGCAGTTGCAAGGAGCCGTTACGTACTTGGGCTGTaaggtacggatacagacAGCAACAGTACGTGCGAGAAGGCGCAGGGCAGCGGCAGGCTGGGGGTGGTGGGCACTGGGAAGGGGAACGGGACATGGGCAGGGACATGGACGTGGCGCAGTACCCGAGTGCTTGCGCGCGCAGTAACGAATTGTTCTCTTGGTGGAGATGGGACGGGTTGATGCGCAGCTGGACTGTACGGAGCTGGTTACCTCAGCAGTACCTTAACCTACCTATGACCTACCAGTGTATCCGTAGTGTACTGTGCATATGCAGCTGACGCCCACGCGTGTTGATGCGCAATGAGTGAATTGCGGGCGACAGAGAGAAGTAATTGAGGGAGTGAgtggctgactgactgagAGAGACAATGAGTGATAACCTAGTCCTGGGATAAAGAAAGCAACGAGAGAAAAAATAcccgactgactgactgaaAGAGACAATGAGTGATAACCCAGTCCCGGGATAAAGAAAGCAAAAAAGGCAGGAAAAGTACTCCATGCCGGGTATCCTCCACTTGCCTGACTACCCTCTCTGTCTCGCCCACATCTCTCTGGGCTGCTAGCAGCCACAGCCTACAGCCTACAGCCTACTGTTGGCTGGCGGCTGGCTTTGCGTTGCCGAAGTCGACATTGCGTTGCTGATGGGCTGCAGTCCGCCTCCACATAGTTAGCGGTCACGACTCAGCCCCCGGTCCTCCTGGGGACACCCATGACCTTTGGGGAATCC from Colletotrichum higginsianum IMI 349063 chromosome 4, whole genome shotgun sequence includes:
- a CDS encoding SUR7 protein, giving the protein MGVGRVICVALPFILTVGSLIFLLVAALGGVSNKDLYMFRVNLTDLEINPASVSSIVSRDVNAVSFGNYHDRALLTADGDNAITKAATDGTQTSNITAADLGLDNLYDITLWGYCTTDSNGDKTCTKAKFDWAADYLNTSTLETIGTAAGRKIELPDEVTTALSAFKTATKWTQVAYIIAFIALGLEIVFGIFANCTRVMSCVTFLVASVASLAVCASAALSTAMSVIVVGAVEGSAKFYGVSAGFNNSFLALVWISAALALGAGFFWMFTICCCAPNHTKKAKRNSDGEKLLPQTGTYQPIQEENGYYKQQQATQYGAPRYASGARGDMAYEPYSHRS